The Lates calcarifer isolate ASB-BC8 linkage group LG14, TLL_Latcal_v3, whole genome shotgun sequence genome has a segment encoding these proteins:
- the pnp5a gene encoding purine nucleoside phosphorylase 5a, with product MFPEANKGYSYEDCKATADWLLAQTDVRPTVGIVCGSGLGGLADMLKDQVAFNYKDIPNFPQSTVHGHAGRLVFGTLKGRPCVCMQGRFHLYEGYPIQKITLPMRIFKLLGVETVMLTNAAGGLNQDFKVGDIMIIKDHLNMPGFAGNNPLSGPNDERFGVRFPCMSDAYDRELQQLAMDVGQELGYGDFLREGVYCVLGGPSFETIAECRMLHKLGADAVGMSTVHEVIIARHCGMRVFALSLITNQAVMDYDSEEKANHEEVLQTGRQRAQQLERLVSTMVTRIEHNNNYA from the exons ATGTTTCCAGAGGCAAACAAAGG CTACAGCTATGAGGACTGCAAGGCCACCGCCGATTGGCTGCTGGCCCAGACGGACGTCCGCCCCACAGTGGGCATCGTGTGCGGGTCGGGGCTCGGAGGGCTCGCTGACATGTTAAAGGACCAAGTTGCCTTCAACTACAAGGACATCCCCAACTTTCCACAGAGCACCG TGCATGGACATGCAGGACGGCTAGTGTTCGGCACATTGAAGGGGAGGCcgtgtgtttgcatgcaggGCCGCTTCCACCTGTATGAGGGCTACCCGATCCAGAAG atCACCCTGCCCATGAGAATCTTCAAGCTGCTCGGTGTGGAGACGGTGATGCTGACCAACGCAGCCGGAGGTCTCAACCAGGACTTTAAAGTGGGAGACATCATGATCATCAAAGACCACCTCAACATGCCCGGCTTCGCTGGCAACAATCCTCTGTCCGGACCCAACGATGAGAG GTTCGGCGTGCGCTTCCCCTGCATGTCCGACGCGTACGACagggagctgcagcagctggccATGGACGTGGGACAGGAGCTCGGCTACGGAGACTTCCTGAGGGAGGGCGTCTACTGCGTCCTAGGCGGACCCTCGTTCGAGACCATCGCTGAGTGCCGTATGCTGCACAAGCTGGGCGCTGATGCTGTTg GCATGAGCACGGTCCACGAGGTGATCATCGCACGTCACTGCGGCATGCGCGTCTTCGCCCTCTCGCTCATCACCAACCAGGCAGTGATGGACTACGACAGCGAGGAGAAGGCCAACCATGAGGAGGTCCTTCAGACAGGGAGGCAGCGAGCGCAGCAGCTGGAGCGGCTGGTTTCCACCATGGTGACCAGGATCGAGCACAACAACAACTACGCCTAA
- the capn1 gene encoding calpain-1 catalytic subunit has protein sequence MVEEQIYATGMAYRLRSQWDRDEGLGQNHNAVKFLGQDYESLKAQCLRSGKLFEDSLFPCAASSLGFNELGPRSSKTYGVRWMRPTEFCKRPEFIVDGATRTDICQGALGDCWLLAAIASLTLNDNLLHRVVPHGQSFQQGYAGIFHFQFWQFGEWVEVVIDDRLPVKDGKLLFVHSAEGTEFWSALLEKAYAKLNGCYEALSGGSTSEGFEDFTGGVTEMYELVKAPSDLFSIIRRAIDRGSLLGCSIDITSSRDMEAVTFKKLVKGHAYSVTGVDEVVYRGNMTKLVRIRNPWGEVEWTGAWSRQWDSVDRSVRERLQNRSEDGEFWMSFSDFLREFNRLEICNLTADALQHSQLKKWSSSLYQGEWRRGSTAGGCRNYPATFWLNPQFKIVLQHPDTPGQSECSFLAALMQKDRRKKRREGKDMETIGFAVYEIPSEFAGRSGVHLKRDFFLTHASSARSELFINLREVSSRLRLPAGEYIIVPSTFEPHKEADFVLRVFSEKPADSEELDDDVVAELPAETQLDESQIDAGFKNLFRQLAGPDMEISVTELQTILNRIISKHKDLKTDGFTKEACRSMINLMDTDGSGKLGLTEFHVLWEKIKRYLTIFRQFDLDKSGTMSSYEMRMALESAGFKLTNQLFQLIILRYTEADMAVDFDNFVTCLVRLETMFKTFKTLDTDGDGQISLTFFQWITLTMFA, from the exons ATGGTGGAGGAGCAGATTTACGCCACAGGCATGGCCTACAGGCTGAGGAGCCAGTGGGATCGGGATGAAGGTCTGGGACAGAACCACAACGCGGTGAAGTTTCTGGGTCAGGATTACGAGTCTCTGAAAGCCCAGTGCCTCCGGAGCGGGAAGCTGTTTGAGGATAGCCTGTTCCCGTGCGCCGCGTCGTCCCTGGGGTTCAATGAGCTCGGACCGAGATCCTCCAAGACATACGGAGTCCGCTGGATGAGACCTACG GAGTTCTGCAAGCGGCCTGAGTTCATCGTAGATGGAGCTACTCGCACAGACATCTGTCAGGGAGCTCTGG gCGACTGCTGGCTGCTAGCAGCCATCGCCTCGCTGACCTTAAACGACaacctcctccacagagtggtTCCCCACGGTCAGAGCTTCCAGCAGGGATACGCTGGCATCTTTCACTTCCAG TTCTGGCAGTTTGGCGAGTGGGTGGAGGTGGTGATCGATGACCGGCTGCCGGTGAAGGACgggaagctgctgtttgtccacTCGGCAGAAGGAACCGAGTTCTGGAGCGCACTGCTGGAAAAGGCCTACGCCAA ACTGAACGGCTGTTATGAGGCCCTGTCAGGTGGCAGCACATCAGAGGGCTTTGAGGACTTCACGGGCGGTGTGACGGAGATGTACGAGCTGGTGAAGGCCCCCTCTGACCTCTTCAGCATCATCAGGAGGGCCATAGACAGAGGATCACTGCTGGGCTGCTCCATTGAC ATCACCAGCTCACGAGACATGGAGGCCGTGACGTTCAAGAAGCTGGTGAAGGGACACGCCTACTCTGTGACTGGGGTGGATGAG GTGGTGTACAGGGGAAATATGACCAAGCTGGTTCGCATCAGGAACCCCTGGGGGGAGGTGGAATGGACCGGAGCCTGGAGTCGACAA TGGGACAGCGTGGATCGCTCTGTCAGAGAACGGCTACAAAACCGCAGCGAGGATGGTGAATTCTG GATGTCGTTCAGCGACTTCCTGCGCGAGTTCAACCGCCTGGAGATCTGCAACCTGACGGCCGACGCCCTGCAGCACAGCCAGCTGAAGAAGTGGAGCTCCTCGCTCTACCAGGGAGAATGGAGGAGAGGCAGCACTGCTGGAGGCTGCAGGAACTACCCAG CAACCTTTTGGCTCAACCCTCAGTTCAAGATCGTGCTGCAGCACCCAGACACTCCAGGCCAATCAGAATGCAGCTTCCTGGCTGCCCTCATGCAAAAGGACCGCAGGAAGAAGCGGCGAGAAGGCAAAGACATGGAGACCATCGGGTTCGCTGTCTATGAG ATTCCAAGTGAG TTTGCGGGCAGGTCGGGGGTCCACCTGAAACGGGACTTCTTCCTCACCCACGCCTCCAGCGCTCGCTCCGAGCTCTTCATCAACCTGAGGGAGGTCAGCTCGCGGCTGCGGCTGCCGGCGGGGGAGTACATCATCGTCCCCTCCACTTTCGAGCCGCACAAAGAGGCCGACTTCGTCCTCAGGGTTTTCTCCGAGAAGCCCGCCGACTCTGA GGAGCTTGATGACGACGTTGTAGCGGAGCTTCCAGCAGAG ACTCAGCTAGATGAGAGTCAGATCGACGCAGGCTTCAAGAATCTCTTCAGACAACTGGCGGGGCCG GACATGGAGATCAgtgtcacagagctgcagaccaTATTGAACAGGATCATCAGCAAAC ATAAAGACCTGAAGACAGACGGCTTCACCAAAGAAGCTTGCCGCAGCATGATAAACCTCATGGAC ACTGACGGCAGTGGAAAGCTTGGTCTGACGGAGTTCCATGTCCTTTGGGAAAAGATCAAACGATACCTG ACCATATTCAGGCAGTTTGACTTGGACAAATCAGGCACCATGAGCTCCTATGAGATGAGGATGGCTCTTGAATCAGCAG GTTTCAAGCTGACCAACCAGCTGTTCCAGCTGATCATCCTGCGCTACACGGAGGCGGACATGGCTGTCGACTTCGACAACTTTGTCACATGTCTGGTCAGACTGGAGACAATGTTCA aAACCTTTAAGACCTTGGACACAGATGGAGATGGTCAAATATCTCTCACCTTCTTTCAG TGGATTACCCTGACCATGTTTGCCTAG